A region of the Chroicocephalus ridibundus chromosome 1, bChrRid1.1, whole genome shotgun sequence genome:
TCTTCAAACCGGTCAGGCTCAGGTATCTCCTCTTCCTTTGTCCGAACCAGCGTCTGTCTCACGTTGCACTCCACCACATCCTTCCCTGTCGCTAAGATGTTTTGGAGCCGCTGCTTCTCCTTTTCCAAATCTCCTGTGAGTGCCAAGGGGAAAACAAACTATTGTCAGCCTGTCTCTCCTCAGGGAGGAGCCTGGCCACACTGCTTCCCTGCTAATGATGCCACAGGAAGCGTTACGTTAACAACAGCCCATCCCCAGACTGAACTGCAAGCACTGCACGGGCGTACAGAGCCAACCAAACTGACATCAGAGGTTTGATTCACATTTATAAGCTACAAAATTCTGTAGCTCCCTTCTTATGCAAGGATTGTGAGTCCCTATCACCTGTCACCACCGTAGCCTGCAGGCAGAAGTCAGCGAGAACTTACAGCAGATGTTCCCTCAGAGATCCATTTTTAAATCATCTTTGAAGACTGAAAGCGTGAGGATGAAGAGCAATTAAGATATCCCCTGCAGCTGCTGAGATTGCAGGCAGGGGATGGACAGATGGGGAAGAGAGGGAGCAGTCAGTATCATTTATTCATTAGTGGTGTTTGCCGACTTACGCCTTGCCTGTGGCTTGAATTTCTCTCGCGTGTAGGCATCTCCTGCCTGGCAGACCTTGGCAGGTCGGAGATGCGGTTTAGCTGAAAGCCTGCTCGGCTGACAAACTGCTGGGGAGAAAGCAGGCGCTGCAGGCGCTGGCTTTTTGCAGGATGTGGGGTAGCACTGGAGAGGCAGGGTATCTCCTCCTGGAGAGCAATCCAAAAATAATGGTAAGTCAGACAGAGAGAAGCCTAGATGGATGACCCTGGGCTACTGCCGGCAGAAGATCTGCCTGTTGAACCACTGTAGCACCACGAGCAAAGACCCTGGGTGCCACAGATGTCTCACCCTGGGTGTTGGTACATGCTGACATGAGATAGACTGTGGTTCAAGTCATGCTATTGTGTCTTGTTCCCTGGATGACCCTCGAGGACGCCTTGCCCCATAAGTCTCCACGTGTCAGCAGGAGTGATGCTGCCGTTTCAAAGCACTTGCCCACCGAAGCAGGCTGTGGGCAATTGCCCCTGTCTCATGGTGAGCAGCAAAAGTTCCACCACAGCACAGCATTGGGCAGGAGAGCGAGAGGGCCATCACTCACGTTTCATGCAGTCCATCAGGTACCGCCTCTGGAAACGCGTCAGCTTCGTCTCCTCCATCATCACTGAAAAacacagaatcgtagaatagtttgggttggaagaggtctttaaaggtcacctagtccaacttcacatgcaatgagcaggaacatctttgactagatcaggttgctcacagccccatccaacctgaccttaaatgcttccagggatggggcatctaacacctctctgggcaacctgtgccagtgtttcaccaccctcattgtaaaaaatttcttccttaaatctaaAAAAGGCCTTCTgacttttagtttaaagccattaccccttgtcctatcgcgacagaccctgctaaaaaagtttgtccccgtctttcctgcgggctccctttaggtactggaaggctgctgtaaggtcttcccggagccttcccctctccaggctgaacaaccccagctccctctggcCTGTCCTcgcaggagagctgctccagcccacggCGGTGGGACGCTTCACTTCGGGCGGCGGGGGACGAGGCGCCGGTGCGCGGGGTACGGGGAGGCCCGAGcagccccgccccgctccgccgttACCTCTCAGCAGCTCCCGGGTCGCCGGGCTGTACTGGGCTACCCCCGCTGCCGAGCCCCCTCCGCGGCCCGGTGTCCCACGGGGCTCCGACGTCTCCATAGAGAGAAGCGGCGCCCGGGGAGGGCACGGAAgcgcggagccggggggggcagTGGGCAGAGCAACAGCAGTCGCCAGCAGTCGCCCTGGCAACAGCGCCGCCGGGGCACTTCCGGTGGCGTCACGGCGGGCAGCCGGAAGTGGTTCCTACTTCCGCCGGGCAggaaggcagcggggaggcaACATGTCTGACAACGAGGACAAGTGAGAGTGGGGTCGGCTcgggccggggtgggaagggaagggaagggaagggaagggaagggaagggaagggaagggaagggaagggaagggaagggaagggaagggaagggaagggaaggcgtCGGCGTCGTAGGCGgcggtcgggtcgggtcgggtcgggtcgggtcgggtagGAGGGAGCCCGTGGCGGGGCGGCCCAGCCAGGCCtgtcccggcccggcccggcccgcgacGTGCGTGTCCCTCCCGCAGCTTTGACGGGGACGACTTCGACGATGTGGAGGAGGATGAAGGGCTGGAGGACCTGGAGAACGCGGAGGAGGTAGGTGCCCCGCGGACCACCGAGTCGTTCGGCCCGGGCAGGCTCTGCCGACAGCGCAGGCCTGTGTGGCCTGTGTGCCCGCCTGGGCAGTGGCTGGGGAGGCTGAAGGGGCTCTCCCGGCACCGCGGGGCCTCGGGAGTGGGCACAGCCGAGCTGCAGCGCCGGTGTGCTTTCCTCAGGAGGGACAGGACAACGTGGAAATCCTCCCGTCAGGAGAGCGGCAGCAGGCGAACCAGAAGCGGATCACTACCCCCTACATGACCAAATATGAGCGAGCCAGAGTCCTGGGCACTCGTGCCCTCCAGATAGCGTGAGTATTGCACTCCGTGTCTCAAGCGTTGCCACAGCTTCTCCCTTCCCAATGAaagctgctttcctccttccttaaGAACTCCTGGATCTCATGTAATCCTTTACGTGACTGCTGAGCTTGCAGACCACCATCTTGGTCAACACTGAAGCACAGGACCATGGAGCTCTTAGTTGCATGTGAAGTCTCTGTATTGCTCCCTGGCTGAGACTGTGGTGCTTGTGCCTAGAGAGAGGGGCATTCAGTAGCTGCAATGAACTTCCCTAGGTCACAGGCAAAATGAATAGGGAATGTGTCGAGATGATCCAGGTTTCTGTCTTTCGTAAGGGAGCCAGTCTGGGCTGGAAAGCTCAGAACTGGTTTGCAAAATCCAATGTCCAGAATATCTTCAGCTGTAGGAATTGGGAATGGAGTAACCAACACAAAATCTGTTTTAAGTGCAGTTGCGTTGTGGCAAGCTGtaagtttttaaaagtatttggaaTGGTGGGGCCTCTTTTATAATAGGTAATACCATTTAAATCCTGTTTTAAGTGCTCTGAAGGCTGGCTGCTCTCAACTTCATCCATGTATCTGTCTAGACTTGTTTTAATAATACATATCAAAAAGTTTCGTGCTTTTTGAAAAACTGCCTTATGAGCAAGATTATTAGGCTGTGGCAAGGTTTGTCTGAAAGCACGTCTCTGAGTTTCATCTTGGTTACATCCACCCTTAAAATGATGCCTCTCTTCTACATTGTTTAGAAGCTTATAGGTGGTGATCAGATCTTGCCTTAATCGTCACTTTGCCAAGCTATTTTTTTGCACAGTCTTCACTCTGTGAAGCTATTTTGCGCACATTCTTTCAACTGGTGGAAAGCCAGAAAAGTGGGGGAGGCAAGAGGAGCCTGTGCCAGGCCTTTAATCGCAAACACTGTGGCGCCTGGTTCTGCTTCACCTACAGATTCTGCCTTCGGTGCTGAACCtaggccagcagcagcccccagtggCCTTATCCACGCATAACGTGaactttctttgctgctgctgtctaATGGGTGGATATCGTCAACCATGTTTGCTCTGCTGGTACAACCCTCTGcaaaatgcttgatttttttcttcttagaggTAAAGCATATCGTAAAGCCCCTCGATTCCCCCCAAATAAAGCCCATAACGTGTGAGCAAATGGGAATATGAGAGATGTGCTGGAGTTGTAGGAGGCATGCTCATTTTAGTGCTTTCACCCTCTTCATTGGATTAATTTTAGAACCACTCTTTTTCTCACATTTAATTACAGCAGAGGGTGACTAGAAGGATGTGGATCTGACTAGCCCTTGAGAACCAGCTGgtcagcagaggctgagggatgGAACAAGAACATTCCAGTAAAAGCTCAGTCTGTAACCACCTGAGGGAATTTTCTTCCCGAAGTGCATAAGACAGCAAGTTAGATTTgcccaggtggggtcccaccctCCTACTTTACTGGCCGTTGTCCAGGTGACATGGGTAGGCACATGCTTAGCTGTCCttcttctctctgtgtgtttgctGAAATGATTGTTGATGTTCTGTTCCAGGATGTGTGCCCCTGTGATGGTGGAATTGGAAGGAGAGACAGACCCCTTGCTGATTGCCATGAAGGAACTCAAGTAAGTCCCAGACTTTCGCGGTGAGTGTATTGATTTCCGTAAAGCCAGTAGCCCTCTCCTCATCCCAGCATTTAGCAGCTTATTCAAAGACAAACTTATCTTCCCTTGATAACAGTGAGCCCTGCAGTTGCCCTCCCCTTTTTCACCGTGGGACTTCTCCACACCTGCTCCCTCCCATCCTAGCTGCTCATGCAAAGTACTGATGATGAGGAGTGCTCTGATCTCTTTTACTTCAGAGTCCGAGTGTTGTTTATTTCTGTGATGAGAACCCAAGGTCCTCATCTTTCTGGAATCACTTTAATTCCCTGAGTGGAATTGATTCGAAGCAGCCGTCTGAACAGACCTGTGTTCAAATGAagtgcaggcaaaaaaaaataaaacaagggtAAGGCTGGTGGTGTGGACACCCTGTTAAGAATGTTCTTTTTCCACACCTTTGCACACTACTTGTGCTTGCAGGGAGGCATGTTCCCTGCTTACAGAAAGATGAATAAATTCCTTGTGACTGTAGCAGAGGCAGTTTTTGGATGACTACTGACAGGTCCACCTTTCCATAGCAGagctccctgctgccccacagTTTGTCTATGTGGTCAGTGACCTAGATCACATGCAGGTGTCCTTCAAGCAGAGCAACTGGACTCTGTTACTGATTAAGTCCCTGTTCTTGAACTGAGTTGTCCCTCTGCTACCCTAGTTTCTCAGTGCATTGCAGTTGCTCTTGCAGATTTTATGTCTCTTACAGCTCCCTTTATCAGTGCCAAAAGCTCCTTAGGTCATATTCCTGTCAGATCTCTGAGCTCACTCTGAGTCGCTTCTGGTCACTGTCTGAGCACGAGCTCTAGAAAGTAAGTCAGAGTGTGACAAAATGTAGTGGCATCCTGGCATCCATCTGCCAAAATTCAGTTGTAATTCTTGGCATGAGGGAGCTGGTTTGCTACTGGGAAAGCAATGGCCCTGAATGTGATCATTAAAGAAGTTGTATTACTTTTCAAGTCTGATATGGTTGAAACCTGATGCCCTGGTTAGATTCCAGGCTGTCTGATTACATTCTGCTGACTTAAATCTACTTCCATTAAGTTAAAGTGTGTTCAGCACTTTCTTGCTTTCTAATTGGAAGCACTGTTAGCAGATGCTGTGCTCCACCCCAGCTGTACTGGGTTTTGGTACATGAATAGTCCATATTTCATATATCCCTCTTAAAATGTAACTCATGCTCTCAGGGTGCAAAATACTCTGTAAATGCCGGTTTGAAATGAAGGTTCTCAGAATTCTGCCACTTTTTGTAGTGTCTTGTGGGGAAAAATCTTTCATCAAACAAGAAGTGGATTTGTTCTTCAAGTCCCttgaaatttttttccctgtatctaTTTTAGATGCTTGATGTTGTCTCATAGTGGGTTCAGATCACAGGGCCCAATTCCTGCAGTAGCAACAGAGGGCTCAACCTCTGTAGGCCTTTGGTTGTTTCACGTCTAAGGGTGCTCAGTGCTTTACACCTACAAAAGAAAGAAGGTTGTTGGGACTTCCCTTTACTATGAAATCACTGGTGCCACACGGGTGTCTCAGTTAAACCTGATGAGCTTACTGAAGCCACCAAACACCTCAGTTCCCATTGCATGCTGGAGTGGTATAGAGATGGCTCTGGCATTTCTGTTCACCTCTGTCCTCCCTTCAGAGCACGCAAGATCCCCATAATCATCCGTCGTTACCTACCAGATGGGAGCTATGAAGACTGGGGTGTGGATGAGTTAATTATCACAGACTGATCAACCTCCATCCATTGATttggttctttctttttccagagatgtttctatttttgtttatatttgtgtaAATAAACTATAAACCTTCCCGTTTTAAGTttaatgtgtttgggtttttttttctcccaccttcTCTTTTATCTCAGTTTTATGTGCCCAAGAGAAGACTCTTACTTCTCCCTACCAACTTggtcattattatttctttttgtgtcaTGGGCTATAAGTAAGATTAGGGAGACAAGTGCCGTGgcttttcttgcagctttttttcaCCTATGAAGGCCCTACCTTTTAGCTAGGCTAAAGACTGCAGTAactacttcctcctcctcctccagcagtgcTCCTCCCTGGTTATAGCACCGACAGCCAATTAAGCTCCTGCTGtacaaaaatgcttttgcaggTACTTTGGCTTCAGAAAGACTCCAGCCCTCCACCCTTGTCCCTTCTTAAAACGGGAGTGCTCAGACACCTCCATTGGTTCCCCCTAGACAGTTGAGCCTTTGTGCCCTGAGCAGGTTGCTGTGGAAACCCCCAGTTTCCTCTCTGGCCAGGGCTGGCTTTGGGGCTTCTCAGGAGTATCGTAGAGCAGCTCTCATCAAATCACCTATTgtttctctgctcctgctgcttatCAGAAGTGGGGATCCCCTTTCAGTGGCACTGCCCCAGCCGGAAGCGCAGTCGCCACTTGCCATCCCACCAGCTTGGTAGTTGTAGGTTC
Encoded here:
- the C1H22orf23 gene encoding UPF0193 protein EVG1 isoform X3 translates to MSACTNTQGGDTLPLQCYPTSCKKPAPAAPAFSPAVCQPSRLSAKPHLRPAKVCQAGDAYTREKFKPQARRDLEKEKQRLQNILATGKDVVECNVRQTLVRTKEEEIPEPDRFEELVNEVQERKEFLAEMEALGQGKKYQSIVLTEISQKMREMEIIDKKRSEEMREIMTKDFPGGKSFFLAGKSDPLD
- the C1H22orf23 gene encoding UPF0193 protein EVG1 isoform X1, translated to METSEPRGTPGRGGGSAAGVAQYSPATRELLRVMMEETKLTRFQRRYLMDCMKRGDTLPLQCYPTSCKKPAPAAPAFSPAVCQPSRLSAKPHLRPAKVCQAGDAYTREKFKPQARRDLEKEKQRLQNILATGKDVVECNVRQTLVRTKEEEIPEPDRFEELVNEVQERKEFLAEMEALGQGKKYQSIVLTEISQKMREMEIIDKKRSEEMREIMTKDFPGGKSFFLAGKSDPLD
- the POLR2F gene encoding DNA-directed RNA polymerases I, II, and III subunit RPABC2 isoform X1, translating into MSDNEDNFDGDDFDDVEEDEGLEDLENAEEEGQDNVEILPSGERQQANQKRITTPYMTKYERARVLGTRALQIAMCAPVMVELEGETDPLLIAMKELKARKIPIIIRRYLPDGSYEDWGVDELIITD
- the C1H22orf23 gene encoding UPF0193 protein EVG1 isoform X2 is translated as MMEETKLTRFQRRYLMDCMKRGDTLPLQCYPTSCKKPAPAAPAFSPAVCQPSRLSAKPHLRPAKVCQAGDAYTREKFKPQARRDLEKEKQRLQNILATGKDVVECNVRQTLVRTKEEEIPEPDRFEELVNEVQERKEFLAEMEALGQGKKYQSIVLTEISQKMREMEIIDKKRSEEMREIMTKDFPGGKSFFLAGKSDPLD
- the POLR2F gene encoding DNA-directed RNA polymerases I, II, and III subunit RPABC2 isoform X2, with amino-acid sequence MSDNEDNFDGDDFDDVEEDEGLEDLENAEEEGQDNVEILPSGERQQANQKRITTPYMTKYERARVLGTRALQIAMCAPVMVELEGETDPLLIAMKELNSLYQCQKLLRSYSCQISELTLSRFWSLSEHEL